TCATGGGTGAAGTGGGTATCATGCCACGGCATGCACCACTTCTCACCAAGATCAAACCGGGAGAAGTCAGGGTAATCACCCCTGCGGATGAGGAACTGACCTATTATGTTTCCGGCGGCATGTTGGAAATCCTGCCTCAAGGCGTGACCGTTCTGGCGGACACAGCCCTGCGGGCGGATGACATCGACGAAGCGGCAGCCATTGCCGCCAAAGAGCGCGCTGAGAAACAATTGGCAGATCGCAAAGACGACATCGATTACGCGACAGCGGAAGCGGAACTGGCCGAAGCCATCGCCCAGATCCAAACCCTCAAGCGTATCAAGAAAAAACTGGGACGCTAGTACAGGCAGTGTCGACAGTTGTTCTATTGTATTAAAGGGCGGTCTTACCGCCCTTTTTTAGTACTGTGTCAGTGGAGTAACTAAAAACTATTCGGCCGTCAGTTGGGTGCGCTACAATTAACCGAGCTGGAATACGGTCGAAGCTATGGTGTTCAAATATGAGTGACTTATCGGTAATCATTTTGGCGGCCGGGCAGGGCACCCGGATGAAATCCGCTTTGCCCAAAGTGCTGCACGAACTGGGCGCCAAGCCCATGCTGGAGCATGTCGTGGACACAGCCATGGGCTTGAACGCTTCCTCCTGTTTTGTGGTTTATGGTCACGGCGGCGAACTGGTACCGAAACAGCTGTCCCATCTGCCGGTGCAATGGGTATTGCAGGCAGAGCAGTTGGGTACCGGGCATGCGGTGGACCAAGCCACCCCCCATATACAGAACGCTGATACTGTTCTGGTGCTATACGGTGATGTACCGTTAATCACGCCAAAAACTCTCAGTGAACTCATTAAGAATGTTAGCGACGAACAAATGTCACTGCTGACCGCTACTTTGCCCAATCCCTCCGGTTACGGCCGCATTGTTCGCGATGTGAGTGGCCAGGTGCAAAGCATTGTGGAACAAAAAGATGCAACGGTGGAACAGTTGCAAATAAAGGAAATCAACACGGGCATGCTGGCGGTAAAAGGCGACTTGCTCAAGCGATGGCTCAAGCGCTTGGAAAACAACAATGCCCAAGGTGAGTACTATCTTACCGATATCATTGCCATGGCGGTTAAAGAAGGTGTCACGGTTCGCACCTGTAAAGCGGCCACCCTGTACGAAATCGAAGGGGTGAACAACAAGCTACAACTGGCGGAATTGGAGCGGGTCTACCAACGACAGCAGGCTGACCGTTTAATGCTGGAAGGCATTACCCTGAAAGACCCGGCTCGTTTCGATTTACGGGGGCAACTCAGTGCCGGGCAGGATGTGGTCATTGATGTGGACGTGGTCATCGAAGGCAAAGTGACCTTGGGTAATAACGTCAGTATTGGGCCGTTTTGCCAACTGCGCGACTGCCACATTGGTAACAATGTGACCGTGTTGTCCCACTGCAACTTGGAAGGCAGTACCATAGGCAATGATTGCAGTATTGGCCCCTTTGCGCGCTTGCGCCCGGAAACGGAGCTGGCGGATAAAGCCAAGATCGGCAACTTTGTGGAAGTGAAGAAATCTCAGCTGGGTCCGGGCTCCAAAGTGAATCACCTGAGTTATATCGGCGACACCACCATGGGCAGCAACGTCAACATTGGTGCGGGCACCATTACCTGCAACTACGACGGTGCCAATAAACATCAGACGGTAATAGAAGACAACGCCTTTATTGGCTCCGATACCCAACTGGTGGCTCCGGTCACGATAGGTGAGGGTGCCACCGTCGGCGCCGGATCGACGATTACCCACGATGCTCCGCCCAAGCAGTTGACCTTGAGTCGTGCTCAACAAAAATCTCATAAGGGCTGGAAGCGACCCAGCAAGAACAAATAGCGGTGGCCAGTGTCCATAGAATATGCTTCACTATTAGATTGCGTATCATTGATACTTGCTCTTATCCCTGCAGGACAAGAATCGCTTAACTTATTGAATTGGAAATAAAACTATGTGCGGAATTGTCGGCGCAGCCGCTGATCGAAACGTTATCCCTATCTTAATCGAAGGCCTGAAACGGCTGGAATACCGCGGCTATGACTCCGCCGGTGTTGCGGTGATCGACAAGGACGCACAGCTCGCACGTAAACGTTCCCAGGGCAAAGTCGCTGCGCTGGAAAAAAACGTCAAGGATATTTTGGTCGGTAAAAGCGGCATCGCCCATACCCGCTGGGCTACTCACGGCGCCCCCAGCGAGCCCAATGCTCACCCCCACGTCTGTAATGACACCGTGGCGGTGGTACACAACGGCATTATAGAGAACCACGAAGCCATGCGGCGCCAACAAGCCGAGCAGGGTTACCGCTTTACCTCCCAAACCGACACCGAAGTGGTGGTGCACGAAATCTACCAGCACCACATCGAAGAAGGTAAGGATTTGCTGGAAGCCGTAAAACTGACTGTGCAAAAACTCGAAGGTGCTTACGCTTTAGGTGTCATCAGCAAAAAAGAACCCGGTCGATTACTGGCAGCACGCCTGGGCAGCCCCTTGGTTATCGGTATCGGCATAGGGGAGCACTTCATTGCCTCTGATGTGGCTGCCTTGTTACCTGTTACACAGCGATTTATCTTTTTGGATGAAGGCGAAATTGCCGACATGACCAAAGACGCCCTCACTATTTACGATCGTGAGGGTAATGTAGTGCAACGGGAAATCACCGAAAGTGAACTCAGCGCAGACGCGGCAGAAAAAGGCGAGTACCGCCATTACATGCTCAAGGAAATTCACGAGCAATCCCGTGCTTTGGCCGATACCCTGCAAGGCCGGGTTAATAACGGCAAACTGCTGGAACAGTCCTTTGGCGCCAATGCGGCGGAAGTTTTTGATGAAGTACAAGGCGTACACATCATCGCCTGCGGCACCAGCTATCACGCCGGACTTATAGGGCGCTATTGGCTGGAGTCCATGGCCGGCGTACCCTGTAGCGTGGAAGTGGCCAGCGAATTCCGCTACCGCAAACCCGTGGTACGACGCAATTCGCTCATTGTCACCCTGTCTCAATCCGGTGAAACCGCCGATACCTTGGCAGGGTTAAAAGAAGCCAAACGTCTGGGCTTTGGCTATTCCCTGGCCATATGCAACGTACCGGAAAGCTCCTTAGTGCGTGAATCGGATCTGGTGCTCATGACCCGGGCCGGCCCGGAAATCGGCGTGGCCTCCACCAAGGCCTTTACCACACAATTAGTCGCCCTCATGTTATTGGTCATCGCCATGGGGCGGCGCCAGGGGATGAGCGAAGAGCAGGAAAAAAACATCATCGCCCAATTGGAAAGCCTGCCTGCCAAAGTGGACAAAGTGCTGCAGCTGGATGGACAAATTAATGAATTAGCAAAACAGTTCGCTGAAAAACACCACGCCCTGTTTCTGGGCAGAGGGGCACAATACCCGGTGGCCATGGAAGGAGCTCTCAAGCTCAAAGAAATCTCCTACATCCACGCTGAAGCCTACCCGGCCGGTGAACTCAAACACGGTCCCCTGGCCCTGGTGGACTCGGACATGCCCGTCATCGCCGTTGCCCCCAACAACGAGCTGCTGGAAAAACTCAAATCCAACCTGCAAGAAGTCCGCGCCCGCGGCGGTCAGCTTATCGTCTTTGCCGACACCCATGCCGAACTGCAAGACGAAGACGGCGTTCAAGTCCTGGACGTGGCCCCCGTAGACGACTGCATTTCACCCATCATCTACACCATCCCTCTGCAACTGTTGTCCTACCACGTGGCCGTGCTCAAAGGCACCGATGTGGATCAACCGCGGAATCTGGCCAAGTCGGTGACGGTGGAATAGGCGTTCGCATAATACACTTCTGTTAATCTGACCAAATATAGTCGAAAACTGGTTATTAAAGTCGTAAACAGGCTGAGTTAGTAAGTTGGATAAGTTTTTGTCATTGCTATTAACTCCCAAGAATTATATGTATACATTGCAGCGGTGGTAGACTTTTACATGGAAACCCTGTTCCTAAGAAAGGCAGTCCATTTAATGTAGAAGCTGAGTGTTGCAAATGAGGCGTAGTGTAGTTTGCATCTGGACGTGCGGCTTGTTAGCAGGTAATACTCTATAAGTCATCGAGGTTAGAGATATTACTTAGGTTGCTTACAGCGTGAAGCTCTGTACCATGCAAATGACGCTCATTATCCCATACAGCAAAAAGGTTCTTTGTTCCAGGATTTTCATAATCATTTAGATAGAATTTATATATATCCAAGAATAATTGCTCTAAGTACTTTGCAATTCTATTATTGCACTCGTAGAAAGTGACATATAATGTTTCCTTCTCCGGCCATTTTTTCTTTATATGGTCGTTGATTCTGCCCTCAGCCAGTCCTTTTCCAACATAAACACAAAGCATGGTGTAATTGTCATGATCATCGCAATTATCATAGTCAACCC
This genomic interval from Gammaproteobacteria bacterium contains the following:
- a CDS encoding F0F1 ATP synthase subunit epsilon; this translates as MAMTMHVDIVSAEEEIFSGQATMLFAPAIMGEVGIMPRHAPLLTKIKPGEVRVITPADEELTYYVSGGMLEILPQGVTVLADTALRADDIDEAAAIAAKERAEKQLADRKDDIDYATAEAELAEAIAQIQTLKRIKKKLGR
- the glmU gene encoding bifunctional UDP-N-acetylglucosamine diphosphorylase/glucosamine-1-phosphate N-acetyltransferase GlmU yields the protein MSDLSVIILAAGQGTRMKSALPKVLHELGAKPMLEHVVDTAMGLNASSCFVVYGHGGELVPKQLSHLPVQWVLQAEQLGTGHAVDQATPHIQNADTVLVLYGDVPLITPKTLSELIKNVSDEQMSLLTATLPNPSGYGRIVRDVSGQVQSIVEQKDATVEQLQIKEINTGMLAVKGDLLKRWLKRLENNNAQGEYYLTDIIAMAVKEGVTVRTCKAATLYEIEGVNNKLQLAELERVYQRQQADRLMLEGITLKDPARFDLRGQLSAGQDVVIDVDVVIEGKVTLGNNVSIGPFCQLRDCHIGNNVTVLSHCNLEGSTIGNDCSIGPFARLRPETELADKAKIGNFVEVKKSQLGPGSKVNHLSYIGDTTMGSNVNIGAGTITCNYDGANKHQTVIEDNAFIGSDTQLVAPVTIGEGATVGAGSTITHDAPPKQLTLSRAQQKSHKGWKRPSKNK
- the glmS gene encoding glutamine--fructose-6-phosphate transaminase (isomerizing); amino-acid sequence: MCGIVGAAADRNVIPILIEGLKRLEYRGYDSAGVAVIDKDAQLARKRSQGKVAALEKNVKDILVGKSGIAHTRWATHGAPSEPNAHPHVCNDTVAVVHNGIIENHEAMRRQQAEQGYRFTSQTDTEVVVHEIYQHHIEEGKDLLEAVKLTVQKLEGAYALGVISKKEPGRLLAARLGSPLVIGIGIGEHFIASDVAALLPVTQRFIFLDEGEIADMTKDALTIYDREGNVVQREITESELSADAAEKGEYRHYMLKEIHEQSRALADTLQGRVNNGKLLEQSFGANAAEVFDEVQGVHIIACGTSYHAGLIGRYWLESMAGVPCSVEVASEFRYRKPVVRRNSLIVTLSQSGETADTLAGLKEAKRLGFGYSLAICNVPESSLVRESDLVLMTRAGPEIGVASTKAFTTQLVALMLLVIAMGRRQGMSEEQEKNIIAQLESLPAKVDKVLQLDGQINELAKQFAEKHHALFLGRGAQYPVAMEGALKLKEISYIHAEAYPAGELKHGPLALVDSDMPVIAVAPNNELLEKLKSNLQEVRARGGQLIVFADTHAELQDEDGVQVLDVAPVDDCISPIIYTIPLQLLSYHVAVLKGTDVDQPRNLAKSVTVE